A stretch of Calditrichota bacterium DNA encodes these proteins:
- a CDS encoding DoxX family protein: protein MKSLNALQTWAEENYSYGLEILRIYLGFGLIIKGFHFVSNTDFLVGTLIEAGHLDFANTMISHLIGVAHIGGGTLVALGLITRIGALIQIPILAGALIIVSIPQGLFTQSQSFEFTALVLVLLVIFSIFGGGEWSIDKRVLQSDEE from the coding sequence ATGAAATCACTCAACGCTTTACAAACCTGGGCCGAAGAAAATTATAGTTATGGCCTGGAAATCTTAAGAATCTATCTTGGTTTTGGCCTAATTATTAAGGGTTTTCATTTTGTAAGTAATACTGATTTTTTGGTGGGCACTTTAATTGAAGCAGGTCATTTGGATTTTGCAAATACGATGATTAGCCATTTAATTGGAGTAGCACATATCGGTGGCGGGACATTGGTCGCGCTTGGCTTAATAACCCGGATTGGTGCACTTATTCAGATTCCAATTTTGGCAGGGGCATTGATTATTGTCAGCATTCCTCAAGGTTTGTTTACTCAAAGCCAATCGTTTGAGTTTACAGCTTTGGTACTTGTTCTTTTAGTGATCTTTTCAATTTTTGGTGGAGGCGAATGGTCTATTGACAAAAGAGTCCTGCAAAGCGATGAAGAATAA
- a CDS encoding DEAD/DEAH box helicase — MLENFSFHPIIQSWFSQNFNKPSPPQIQGWPSIASGKNTLICAPTGSGKTLAAFLWCIDSLLREKINETGNPFSPLRMNNSSSLSEKNGVHTLYISPLKALNNDIERNLQFPLKGITEAAQKSNLEIPEISTLVRTGDTPANQRAKMLKTPPDILITTPESLYLLLTNQKGRMLFEGLRYIIVDEIHALCPNKRGVHLSLSLERLMPLCKNEPVRIGLSATQKPLDRIARYLGGQTYLPKFPDFQEDEKKPESVIPAGLKRESESFDKQLPIRTLGNDNKEVIKRPVNIIDTGQRKEMDLKVISPVKNYSDLPESSIWPEVYKLLYDLIMDHRTALVFAGMRSQTEKIARILNTIHQKETGDENARIALAHHGSLSRETRYDIEVKLKNGLIPAVIATGSLELGIDIGSIDLVVQLESPKTVSGALQRVGRSGHLIHATSKGRIIPLYRADLDDCAALTNAMLERKIEETKIPENALDVLAQHIVAEVSMQEWNFEDLFNLIRQSYCYHDLSKNAFQRVVEMLAGKIGNSTSQALYPRINWDSVNNKLIPRRGSQLTAVMNGGTIPDRAYYAVYLNGQNIRLGEMEEEFVFESRIGHIFYLGNTEYRIDDIQQDRIIVSLHSEANPKAPFWKGDLLYRDFKTNLNIGHFRGELLNQIKTGNAEKWLEEKFYTDENINRNLIDSINLQINHAGTLATDSQIILEKFIDAGGEPMLLIQAPFGARVTGLWALAIAGILENKHDKQVQYTYDDDALIIRLTNSENMPDLQEILNLSNMEIEKILFHKLIESPLFSVHFRYNAARALMLPRSQPRKRIPLWLQRLRAADLLQEVRQIPDFPIIAETYREVLYDLFDWPALQEVLEKINNGDIAFKMLNSSQPSPMTAGLLFRMISDNMYEYDRSRAANDGTINFTQLLADIIKREHIPQVVTGKINKSFSAKLQYLDINFAVNDTETLFSLIEKLGPITMQALKQRVTKNVLEKLDILRENGRIVLIEKPLHGWIAVTHQNDYQENWTSKGLENHVIRLLQNNGVLKQNELSLLCNADEQTMQEIIETLLKKELIVQGKLLKNSTKVYVCDRYNFARMYRQAIASRRKSVKPASLKDLNQFMLSWHFGTEKITDFETMMGTYLGAEFKSGFLKESILPSRQDKESFEKFQQQISTGKVIARVQQSGAKQIRETFIARQSGHYFWNPDDFTDEGPTENEKTIITFLKENGASFFNDICDATELKTQSVSISLGKLLKRGMISSDNYNAIQSSISNKKNVSENQNQLGGFSGRVRRQSRSASFVEFKKKEQLKQGRWFLINSFSVMGKKRSSEEKAIFQARMLLDRYGILIKEWYRHESGLLPWINIFNALKKLEWQGEIRRGYFIEGLSGLQFALPKALQILQTSKGQQNITSLISTTDPALPFGGTVNWALTDQDKNDIKVTRKTTNHIFVNKNRFAAYLENNATRIVLTSQWEKEDISLFLVALKNHFKQAGKFGLKKLEIKEINNRPAIICQFVNNFLETGFEKDGDILVLWPSGI, encoded by the coding sequence ATGCTTGAAAATTTTTCTTTCCACCCAATAATCCAAAGCTGGTTTAGTCAAAACTTTAATAAGCCAAGTCCGCCACAAATACAAGGCTGGCCATCGATTGCTTCAGGTAAAAATACTTTAATCTGCGCACCAACAGGTTCTGGTAAAACATTGGCTGCATTTTTATGGTGTATTGATTCTCTTTTAAGAGAGAAGATAAACGAAACAGGTAATCCTTTTTCTCCGCTCAGGATGAATAATTCGTCTTCGCTAAGTGAGAAGAATGGGGTTCACACACTATACATTTCACCGCTTAAAGCACTGAACAATGACATCGAACGTAACCTGCAATTCCCACTAAAAGGAATAACTGAAGCCGCCCAAAAATCAAATCTTGAAATCCCAGAAATAAGCACACTTGTACGAACCGGCGACACGCCTGCTAATCAGCGTGCAAAAATGCTGAAGACACCGCCGGACATTTTAATCACAACACCAGAATCGCTTTACCTGCTGTTGACAAATCAAAAAGGCCGCATGCTTTTTGAAGGGCTTAGATATATTATTGTAGATGAAATCCACGCCCTATGCCCAAATAAACGTGGTGTTCACCTCAGCCTTTCATTAGAGCGCCTAATGCCATTATGCAAAAATGAGCCGGTGCGGATTGGGCTTTCTGCAACTCAAAAACCTCTGGACAGGATTGCCAGGTATCTCGGTGGACAAACTTATTTACCAAAATTTCCAGATTTTCAAGAAGATGAAAAGAAACCAGAATCTGTCATTCCCGCAGGCCTTAAGCGGGAATCTGAATCATTTGATAAACAATTACCGATAAGAACACTCGGGAATGACAACAAAGAAGTAATTAAACGCCCAGTAAATATCATCGATACCGGGCAGCGAAAAGAAATGGATTTAAAGGTTATCTCTCCGGTAAAAAATTACAGCGATTTGCCTGAGTCCAGTATTTGGCCGGAAGTGTATAAACTTTTATATGATTTAATTATGGATCATCGGACAGCACTGGTTTTTGCCGGTATGCGTTCTCAAACTGAAAAAATTGCACGCATCTTAAACACAATTCATCAAAAAGAAACCGGTGATGAAAATGCCAGAATTGCTCTTGCCCATCATGGCAGCCTTTCTCGCGAAACCCGATATGATATAGAAGTTAAACTGAAAAACGGACTAATACCGGCGGTAATTGCCACAGGTTCTCTGGAGCTTGGAATCGACATCGGCAGCATAGATTTAGTCGTCCAGCTTGAATCTCCAAAAACCGTTTCCGGTGCTCTGCAACGAGTTGGACGAAGCGGCCACCTTATCCACGCCACAAGTAAAGGACGGATTATTCCACTTTACCGGGCAGATTTGGATGATTGTGCGGCTTTGACCAATGCTATGCTGGAAAGGAAAATAGAAGAGACAAAAATCCCGGAAAACGCACTTGATGTTTTGGCACAACATATTGTGGCAGAAGTTTCCATGCAGGAGTGGAATTTTGAGGATTTATTTAACTTAATCCGCCAAAGTTATTGTTATCATGATCTTTCCAAAAATGCTTTTCAACGTGTTGTTGAAATGCTTGCAGGCAAGATTGGCAATTCAACATCGCAGGCTCTTTATCCACGGATCAATTGGGACTCGGTCAATAACAAACTTATACCACGTCGAGGCAGCCAGTTAACCGCTGTTATGAATGGCGGGACAATCCCGGACAGGGCTTATTATGCGGTCTATCTAAATGGACAAAATATTCGGCTTGGTGAGATGGAAGAAGAATTCGTCTTTGAATCACGCATCGGACATATTTTTTATTTAGGAAATACAGAATACCGGATCGATGATATCCAACAAGACCGCATTATAGTTTCTCTGCATAGTGAAGCCAACCCGAAGGCTCCATTCTGGAAAGGCGATCTTCTCTACCGCGATTTTAAAACAAATCTTAATATTGGTCATTTTCGTGGTGAACTATTAAACCAAATAAAAACTGGAAATGCTGAAAAATGGCTGGAAGAAAAATTCTACACCGACGAAAATATCAATCGCAACCTGATTGATTCCATCAACCTTCAAATCAATCATGCCGGAACGCTTGCAACTGACTCACAAATAATTCTTGAGAAATTTATTGATGCCGGTGGCGAACCAATGCTGCTTATCCAGGCACCATTTGGAGCACGTGTTACAGGATTGTGGGCGTTGGCCATTGCAGGAATTTTGGAAAACAAACACGATAAACAGGTGCAATATACTTATGATGATGATGCGTTGATTATCCGTTTGACTAATTCTGAAAATATGCCCGATCTGCAGGAAATTTTAAACCTGAGTAATATGGAAATCGAGAAAATACTTTTTCATAAACTGATTGAAAGCCCTCTTTTTTCTGTACATTTCCGCTATAATGCAGCACGCGCTTTGATGTTGCCAAGATCTCAACCCAGAAAACGAATTCCTCTTTGGCTTCAACGATTACGCGCAGCCGATCTTTTACAGGAAGTTCGTCAAATTCCTGATTTTCCAATAATTGCTGAAACTTACCGCGAAGTTCTTTACGATTTGTTTGACTGGCCAGCCTTGCAGGAAGTTCTTGAAAAAATAAATAATGGTGATATTGCATTCAAAATGCTAAACAGTTCCCAGCCATCACCAATGACAGCAGGTTTGCTGTTCCGCATGATCTCGGACAATATGTATGAATACGACCGCTCTCGTGCTGCAAATGACGGCACCATTAATTTTACCCAACTTCTTGCTGATATCATCAAGCGCGAACATATTCCGCAAGTTGTTACGGGAAAAATTAACAAATCTTTTAGCGCAAAACTTCAATATTTAGATATTAATTTTGCTGTAAATGATACTGAAACCTTGTTTAGCCTGATTGAAAAACTTGGCCCAATAACAATGCAAGCTTTGAAGCAACGTGTAACAAAAAATGTCCTGGAAAAGTTGGATATTTTGCGGGAAAACGGACGGATCGTTTTAATTGAAAAACCATTGCACGGCTGGATTGCAGTAACACATCAAAATGATTATCAGGAAAATTGGACTAGTAAAGGATTAGAAAATCACGTGATCCGTTTACTGCAGAACAATGGAGTTTTAAAACAAAACGAATTGAGTTTGTTATGTAACGCTGATGAGCAGACCATGCAGGAAATTATTGAAACCTTACTCAAAAAAGAACTTATAGTGCAGGGAAAGCTGCTGAAAAACAGTACAAAAGTTTATGTTTGCGACAGATATAATTTTGCCCGAATGTATCGCCAGGCAATTGCCTCCCGCAGAAAATCTGTTAAGCCGGCCAGCTTGAAAGATCTGAACCAGTTTATGCTTTCCTGGCATTTTGGAACAGAAAAGATTACTGACTTTGAAACCATGATGGGAACATATCTCGGTGCAGAATTTAAATCCGGTTTTTTAAAAGAAAGCATTTTGCCCTCAAGGCAGGACAAAGAATCATTTGAAAAATTCCAGCAACAAATCTCAACAGGAAAAGTTATTGCCAGGGTTCAGCAAAGTGGTGCAAAACAAATCAGAGAGACTTTTATTGCAAGGCAAAGTGGACATTATTTCTGGAACCCGGATGATTTTACAGATGAAGGTCCTACAGAAAATGAAAAAACTATTATAACTTTTTTAAAGGAAAATGGCGCGAGCTTTTTTAATGATATCTGCGATGCGACAGAATTAAAAACTCAAAGTGTCTCTATTTCTCTGGGCAAATTGTTAAAGCGCGGCATGATAAGTTCAGACAATTACAATGCCATCCAATCTTCTATATCAAACAAAAAAAACGTATCTGAAAATCAAAATCAACTCGGCGGATTTTCCGGCCGTGTGCGCAGGCAGAGCAGGAGCGCTTCCTTTGTGGAGTTCAAGAAAAAGGAACAATTAAAACAAGGGCGCTGGTTTCTTATCAATTCTTTTTCGGTCATGGGCAAAAAACGTTCATCGGAAGAAAAAGCAATTTTCCAGGCCCGGATGCTCTTAGATCGCTATGGAATCCTTATAAAAGAATGGTACCGCCATGAGAGTGGTTTACTGCCCTGGATAAATATTTTTAATGCCTTAAAAAAATTGGAATGGCAGGGTGAGATTCGCCGCGGATATTTTATAGAAGGTTTATCAGGACTTCAATTTGCCCTTCCAAAAGCTTTGCAAATTCTGCAAACATCAAAAGGTCAACAAAATATAACATCATTAATCAGCACAACTGATCCTGCGCTGCCATTTGGCGGAACGGTGAACTGGGCATTAACAGATCAGGATAAAAATGATATAAAAGTTACCCGTAAAACTACAAACCATATTTTTGTAAACAAGAATCGTTTTGCCGCTTACCTGGAAAATAATGCCACAAGAATAGTTTTAACCAGCCAATGGGAAAAAGAGGATATTTCCCTGTTTTTAGTAGCCCTAAAAAATCATTTTAAACAAGCCGGTAAATTTGGATTAAAGAAACTGGAGATCAAAGAAATAAATAATCGCCCGGCAATCATTTGCCAATTTGTAAATAATTTTCTTGAGACAGGGTTTGAAAAAGATGGCGATATTCTTGTTTTGTGGCCATCGGGAATTTAG
- a CDS encoding AMP nucleosidase, whose amino-acid sequence MKTKLDIAKNWLPRYTGAQIDEFGDYILLTNFQDYVDKFSNQFGCEKKGEGRPMKMATNSSGLSIINYGMGSANVATIMDLLVARNPKGVLFLGKCGGLKPSAEIGHFVLPIAAIRGEGTSNDYLPEEVPAMPSFKMHKFISDKICQYGMEYRTGTVYTTNRRVWEWDEEFKQYLQKLSALAIDMETATFFIVGHVNEISRGALLLVSDMPLMPDGIKTENSDKMVTRKYVDLHLQIGIEAMTEIETKGEQIKHFMY is encoded by the coding sequence ATGAAAACAAAACTTGATATCGCAAAAAACTGGCTACCACGCTACACAGGTGCACAAATCGATGAATTTGGTGATTATATTTTACTGACCAACTTTCAGGATTATGTGGATAAGTTTTCCAACCAATTTGGCTGTGAGAAAAAAGGGGAAGGGCGGCCGATGAAAATGGCTACAAATAGCTCTGGCCTTTCAATAATAAATTATGGGATGGGCTCAGCCAATGTTGCCACAATAATGGATTTGCTGGTTGCACGCAACCCAAAAGGCGTTCTTTTCCTGGGGAAATGCGGCGGTTTAAAACCTTCTGCAGAAATTGGACATTTTGTTTTACCAATTGCTGCTATTCGTGGAGAGGGCACAAGCAACGATTATCTGCCAGAAGAAGTACCGGCCATGCCATCTTTTAAAATGCATAAATTTATCTCAGATAAAATTTGCCAGTATGGAATGGAGTATCGAACAGGAACAGTTTATACAACCAACCGCCGGGTTTGGGAATGGGATGAGGAGTTCAAACAATATCTTCAAAAATTATCAGCCCTGGCCATTGATATGGAAACCGCCACCTTTTTTATCGTAGGCCATGTAAATGAAATTTCCCGCGGGGCATTGCTACTTGTTTCGGATATGCCGTTGATGCCCGATGGAATTAAAACCGAAAACTCCGATAAAATGGTAACCCGCAAATATGTTGATCTTCATCTGCAAATCGGGATTGAAGCCATGACTGAGATTGAGACTAAAGGCGAGCAGATAAAGCATTTTATGTATTAA
- a CDS encoding GIY-YIG nuclease family protein, producing MSYYVYAIYSPALNSIYIGQTGNIKKRFNDHNKGYSKYTSKANDWTLVYSEECTSRANALKREKQLKSAKGREFVWSNVPNK from the coding sequence ATGTCTTATTATGTTTACGCAATTTATTCACCTGCATTAAATTCAATTTATATTGGTCAAACCGGCAATATAAAAAAACGCTTTAATGATCATAACAAAGGATATTCCAAATATACATCCAAAGCAAATGATTGGACTTTAGTTTATTCCGAGGAATGCACATCCAGAGCAAATGCATTAAAAAGAGAAAAACAACTTAAATCTGCCAAAGGTAGAGAGTTTGTTTGGAGTAATGTGCCTAATAAATAA
- a CDS encoding T9SS type A sorting domain-containing protein — protein sequence MPRTIKLNIHTIIYSILLLTISSALGQNTNFLDLDFNSTGSGYFPPIGSRSEFYDQKILEDGSIIIAGTTEPQTWNFDFVALKIKPEGVIDSTFGENGYALVNFETGDSDDRCRAIEMLPNGKILLAGYLSSTSTQSLITRLNADGSADTTFGDNGKIILEHGWPPITGFITSNELEILADGKFYIAGTNNSSNVMLNLYNEDGTLDTAFGSQGYGLIDVNEGIDEEEVQLVLQTDGRIIIVGRVDNKNFAVRFNTNGQIDSSYGQNGVAWVDMAYSASGELASAALQSNGKLIIAGTQETGSFFTHQMASARLNIDGSLDTSYGNNGYHEVPVKSPKNASWGAGEAHSILIDETDRIFLGGKMKNGNWWRFGIMSLSPDGHLDTTFADNGFAYTNGSEKKITSMRWDGTKIVAAGNFYVARFLTQNTTAIGQETHTNQIYSFNLEQNYPNPFNPETTINYQLSKPGKVSLNIYNVLGKKVKTIINKHQKNGHYSVRFNAKDFPSGIYFYRLSTNDKSISKRMLLLR from the coding sequence ATGCCGCGGACAATTAAACTGAACATTCATACGATTATTTATTCTATTCTTCTTTTAACCATATCTTCTGCCTTAGGCCAAAATACTAATTTTTTAGATTTAGATTTTAACAGCACAGGTTCTGGGTATTTTCCGCCAATTGGCAGCAGAAGTGAATTTTACGATCAAAAAATATTAGAAGACGGAAGTATCATTATTGCCGGAACTACTGAGCCGCAAACATGGAATTTTGACTTTGTTGCATTGAAGATTAAACCGGAAGGAGTTATTGACAGCACCTTTGGTGAAAATGGTTATGCCTTGGTTAATTTTGAAACTGGTGATTCTGATGATCGCTGCCGTGCAATTGAAATGCTACCAAATGGCAAAATATTATTAGCGGGTTATCTTTCCAGCACAAGCACTCAATCATTAATTACACGTTTAAATGCTGATGGTTCTGCAGACACAACATTTGGTGATAATGGAAAAATAATATTAGAACATGGCTGGCCTCCAATAACCGGATTTATTACTTCAAATGAATTAGAAATACTGGCTGATGGAAAATTTTATATTGCGGGTACAAATAATTCCAGTAATGTTATGTTAAACCTTTATAATGAAGACGGAACACTTGATACCGCATTCGGAAGCCAGGGATATGGTTTAATTGATGTGAATGAAGGGATTGATGAAGAAGAAGTACAATTAGTTCTTCAAACAGACGGAAGAATAATTATAGTTGGCAGAGTTGATAATAAAAATTTTGCTGTACGGTTTAATACCAACGGGCAAATTGATAGCAGCTATGGTCAAAATGGTGTTGCCTGGGTAGATATGGCTTATTCAGCTTCCGGAGAGCTGGCCTCAGCTGCACTTCAAAGCAACGGGAAACTTATTATTGCAGGTACACAAGAGACCGGATCCTTTTTTACACATCAAATGGCTTCTGCCAGACTGAATATTGATGGCAGCCTTGACACCAGTTATGGAAATAATGGGTATCATGAGGTTCCTGTAAAAAGCCCGAAAAATGCTTCATGGGGAGCCGGGGAAGCCCATTCAATTCTCATTGATGAAACTGATCGTATTTTCCTTGGCGGAAAAATGAAAAATGGAAACTGGTGGAGATTCGGAATAATGTCTCTATCGCCAGACGGGCATTTGGATACTACTTTTGCGGATAACGGTTTTGCTTATACAAATGGTTCAGAGAAAAAAATTACATCAATGAGATGGGACGGTACAAAAATTGTAGCCGCCGGCAATTTTTATGTTGCCCGGTTTTTAACCCAAAACACTACTGCCATCGGTCAAGAAACTCACACTAATCAAATTTATTCGTTTAACCTTGAACAAAATTATCCAAACCCATTTAACCCGGAAACTACAATAAACTATCAGCTTTCTAAGCCAGGTAAAGTTTCTTTAAATATTTATAATGTATTAGGGAAAAAGGTAAAAACAATTATCAATAAACATCAAAAAAATGGGCATTACTCCGTTCGCTTTAATGCTAAAGATTTTCCTTCCGGCATTTATTTTTATCGTTTAAGCACAAACGACAAATCTATTTCAAAAAGAATGTTATTACTTCGATAA
- a CDS encoding sigma-54-dependent Fis family transcriptional regulator, with product MNKNILIIDDEKNILKSLDMILSAEGFTVSKAGNLKDAKTQITDNTNFFLVDVMLPDGDGIEFIKDIRLKNPSAIIIMISGHASIKMAIEATRNGADDFLEKPLSKEKLLITLNNFVKRLALEEKYANLEKTKMGFEFIGKSPAMMEIIKTVDKIAPTNSKVLISGESGTGKEIIASLIHFKSERKNKPYIKINCAAIPEELIEAELFGAEKGAYTGATEQRDGKFQQANGGSLFLDEIGDMSLKTQTKVLRVLQEGEFERVGGNEVIKTDVRVFAATNKDLQQMVKEGSFREDLYFRLHVVPIHLPPLRERGDDIVFLAEYFLQMFSHENNKKSLSMSEAVIKKLKTSNWPGNIRELKNLIERLVIMTDSPVIELKDLPAEFSTPQFDVTSAFEKNQSLRDVRDKTELEYIKFCLDNVNGNIAKAAELLQVDRTYLYKKLKKLGIET from the coding sequence ATGAATAAAAATATTCTAATTATCGATGATGAAAAAAATATATTAAAATCGCTTGATATGATTTTGAGTGCTGAGGGTTTTACTGTTTCCAAGGCTGGAAATCTGAAAGATGCAAAGACTCAGATCACCGATAATACTAACTTTTTTTTGGTGGATGTTATGCTGCCTGATGGTGATGGCATCGAGTTCATAAAAGATATCCGTTTAAAAAACCCGTCAGCGATAATAATTATGATTTCCGGTCATGCCTCAATTAAAATGGCTATTGAAGCAACGCGAAACGGTGCGGATGATTTTCTGGAAAAACCGCTATCGAAAGAAAAACTTTTGATTACCCTAAATAATTTTGTGAAACGTTTGGCGCTGGAAGAGAAATATGCCAATCTTGAAAAAACTAAAATGGGCTTTGAATTTATTGGTAAAAGCCCGGCAATGATGGAAATAATAAAGACTGTTGATAAAATTGCACCCACAAATAGCAAAGTTTTAATTTCCGGAGAAAGCGGAACGGGAAAAGAAATTATTGCAAGTTTAATTCATTTTAAAAGTGAGCGAAAAAATAAACCATATATCAAAATCAATTGTGCAGCTATCCCGGAAGAGTTGATTGAAGCAGAGTTGTTTGGTGCAGAAAAGGGTGCTTATACGGGTGCTACAGAACAAAGAGATGGCAAGTTTCAACAGGCCAATGGAGGTTCCCTTTTTCTGGATGAAATTGGTGATATGAGTTTAAAAACCCAGACAAAAGTTTTACGCGTTTTGCAAGAAGGCGAGTTTGAGAGGGTTGGTGGAAATGAAGTTATTAAAACAGATGTGCGAGTTTTTGCAGCGACTAATAAAGATCTGCAACAGATGGTAAAAGAGGGCAGTTTTCGGGAAGATCTCTATTTTCGTCTGCATGTTGTGCCGATTCATTTGCCACCGCTACGGGAACGAGGGGATGATATTGTGTTTTTAGCTGAATATTTTCTGCAAATGTTTAGCCATGAAAACAATAAAAAAAGCCTCAGTATGAGTGAGGCTGTAATTAAGAAACTAAAAACATCTAATTGGCCGGGCAATATTCGTGAATTAAAAAATCTGATCGAACGTCTTGTAATTATGACCGATTCACCGGTAATTGAATTGAAGGACTTACCGGCTGAATTTTCCACACCGCAATTTGATGTTACTTCAGCGTTTGAAAAAAATCAATCTCTGCGTGATGTGCGCGATAAAACAGAGCTTGAGTATATAAAATTCTGCCTGGATAATGTCAATGGAAATATCGCTAAAGCAGCTGAACTATTACAAGTTGACCGCACTTATTTATATAAAAAATTAAAAAAACTGGGTATTGAAACTTAA